Proteins encoded together in one Desulfosporosinus meridiei DSM 13257 window:
- the cydC gene encoding thiol reductant ABC exporter subunit CydC, whose protein sequence is MKKTTWLIHMLLPYWRRIILALILSSLTVTSHIGLMATSSYLLARAALHPPVLDLMVTIVGVRFFGISRAVFRYLERYVAHDVTFRVLSQIRVKFYQAIEPLAPARLLNFRSADLLRRIVADVEIQQNLFLRVMSPPIVALLVLSGYGFFLARYDLRFTAILAAGFLMAGLFIPWIIKSLSRGVGLSIVALKTKLNTQVADSLLGMTELVAYGQAQSQLMSVRHTNERLTDQQRRNAWQTAFSSALTWMVGNLSMWFILILGIMLVEQGKLSGVNLGMLALGTLSSFEAIVPLAQVPHHLEQNQAAAERLLELIQAQPTVKDHQSMVSLPKDMSLVFKEVSFKYGEREPWALHRLSFKIPAKGRVAIVGASGAGKTSVVNLLLRFWEFDQGSIELGGHSLREYSQQEARNYVGVVTQRTHIFNATIHENLLLAKPEASDEEVKSAAQKAKLHDFIQSLPKGYDSFVGEGGFKLSGGQRKRLAIARVLLKNAPILILDEAMEGLDPITERDVWEEVYKLMEGRTTLVITHQLTGLEKMDEILVLDKGQVVERGKHGELLKQNGGYRRLWNSRVG, encoded by the coding sequence ATGAAGAAAACAACTTGGTTAATTCACATGTTATTACCCTATTGGAGGCGAATTATTCTTGCCTTGATCTTAAGTTCGCTGACTGTTACAAGTCACATTGGATTAATGGCAACTTCTTCGTATCTCCTAGCCCGTGCGGCTCTTCATCCTCCGGTACTTGACTTGATGGTGACCATTGTTGGGGTTCGTTTCTTTGGTATATCCCGTGCTGTCTTTCGTTACTTAGAGCGTTATGTTGCTCACGATGTGACCTTTCGGGTTTTAAGCCAAATACGGGTTAAGTTTTATCAAGCAATAGAACCCCTTGCCCCGGCTCGCCTATTGAATTTTCGAAGTGCAGACCTGCTTAGACGAATTGTTGCAGATGTGGAAATTCAACAAAATCTCTTTTTAAGAGTTATGTCTCCGCCCATCGTAGCTTTACTGGTTCTTAGCGGATACGGGTTTTTCCTGGCTCGCTATGATCTAAGGTTTACAGCAATTTTAGCAGCTGGTTTTTTAATGGCAGGACTATTTATTCCCTGGATCATCAAAAGTTTGAGTCGAGGGGTAGGGCTGAGTATTGTTGCTTTAAAGACAAAACTCAACACCCAGGTTGCTGACAGCCTTTTAGGAATGACTGAACTTGTCGCTTACGGCCAAGCTCAGTCGCAATTAATGAGTGTTCGACATACCAACGAAAGATTAACTGATCAGCAACGTCGGAATGCCTGGCAAACGGCCTTTTCCTCAGCTTTAACCTGGATGGTTGGAAATCTAAGTATGTGGTTTATCCTTATCTTAGGGATAATGCTTGTTGAACAAGGAAAGTTAAGTGGAGTTAATCTGGGAATGTTGGCCCTGGGGACATTGAGCAGTTTTGAAGCAATAGTTCCTTTAGCCCAGGTTCCTCATCATTTAGAACAAAATCAGGCTGCGGCAGAGCGTTTGCTTGAGCTAATCCAAGCCCAGCCTACGGTTAAAGATCATCAATCAATGGTTTCTCTACCTAAAGATATGAGTCTGGTCTTTAAGGAAGTCAGCTTTAAATATGGGGAGAGGGAGCCTTGGGCTTTACATCGGCTGTCCTTTAAAATCCCTGCAAAGGGTAGGGTAGCCATTGTTGGGGCGAGTGGTGCAGGCAAGACAAGCGTTGTAAATTTACTGCTCCGATTTTGGGAGTTCGATCAGGGCAGTATTGAGCTGGGGGGGCACTCACTCCGTGAATATTCTCAACAAGAGGCCAGAAACTACGTAGGTGTTGTAACGCAAAGAACTCATATTTTCAATGCCACAATTCACGAGAATCTTCTTCTGGCAAAACCTGAGGCCAGTGATGAAGAAGTGAAATCAGCCGCCCAAAAAGCAAAGCTCCATGATTTTATTCAATCATTGCCGAAGGGATATGACAGCTTTGTCGGGGAGGGTGGATTTAAGCTTTCAGGTGGGCAGAGGAAAAGATTGGCAATTGCCAGAGTACTACTAAAGAATGCTCCGATTCTGATCCTGGATGAAGCTATGGAAGGCCTTGATCCAATAACTGAACGTGACGTTTGGGAGGAAGTCTATAAACTTATGGAAGGGCGTACTACTTTAGTGATTACCCATCAATTAACGGGTTTAGAAAAGATGGATGAAATATTGGTACTCGACAAAGGTCAGGTGGTTGAGCGAGGTAAGCATGGTGAGCTTCTTAAGCAGAATGGGGGCTATCGGAGACTTTGGAATAGTAGGGTGGGGTAG
- the thiE gene encoding thiamine phosphate synthase — translation MSKKPKIDYSLYLVTDRKTLGTRDLAVCVEKAIQGGVTLVQLREKSVSSKEFLELAQRVKEITTHYEIPLIINDRLDIALAVDAEGLHIGQDDLPMIKARELFGKDKIIGVSASTLEEALLAQQQGADYLGVGAIFNTPTKADAPEVSLEQLSQIKNSVSIPIVAIGGINLSNLKQVIGTGIDGVSVVSAILAQEDILLAAKQFREFI, via the coding sequence ATGAGTAAAAAACCCAAGATTGATTACAGTCTTTATTTAGTAACAGACCGAAAAACTCTTGGAACCAGAGATCTGGCTGTCTGTGTGGAGAAAGCTATACAAGGCGGAGTTACTTTGGTTCAGTTGAGAGAAAAATCTGTTTCCAGCAAAGAATTTCTAGAGTTAGCTCAGAGAGTAAAGGAAATAACTACACACTATGAGATTCCTCTGATTATCAATGACCGTTTGGACATTGCTTTAGCAGTTGATGCCGAAGGACTGCATATCGGTCAAGATGATTTGCCAATGATAAAAGCGAGAGAATTGTTTGGAAAGGACAAAATCATTGGGGTCTCGGCAAGTACGCTCGAAGAAGCTCTTCTTGCCCAACAACAAGGAGCGGACTATTTAGGAGTAGGGGCAATTTTTAACACCCCTACTAAAGCGGATGCCCCTGAAGTCAGTCTTGAGCAATTAAGTCAGATTAAGAATTCGGTTTCAATACCTATTGTAGCTATCGGTGGAATTAATTTAAGTAACTTAAAGCAAGTTATTGGAACCGGGATTGATGGAGTTTCAGTTGTCTCGGCAATTTTAGCTCAAGAGGATATCTTACTGGCCGCGAAACAGTTTAGAGAATTTATATAG
- the cytX gene encoding putative hydroxymethylpyrimidine transporter CytX has translation MSSSVKNNLSMLNFTTLWFGASISVAEIITGGLLAPLGFKMGLVAILLGHLVGTTILVLGGIIGTEERIPALASTRISFGEYGSYIFSILNVLQLLGWTAVMIIVGARSVNQITNTLWGFDHLTVWSLIIGGLIMLWLWLGKDSGWKKANHFAVILLFILTLVLSAIIFRNHELFTKQGIGEMSFGSAMELAVIMPLSWLPLISDYTRFAKTKRDGAVGSWLGYFIGSSWMYIIGLGAAIIANDPDPAAMLLAANLGIVALGIIVLATVTTTFLDAYSAGVSCLNIFPQLNEKTVALVITAIGTGLAIIINIEQYENFLYAIGSVFAPLFSILLTDYFLLKNKRIQSDLLVNWGTLALCALGTWLYHLFIEFDFFLGATVPVMIIISIFHIITWRLTAKCKFVKN, from the coding sequence GTGAGTTCATCAGTAAAAAATAATTTGAGTATGCTTAATTTTACCACTCTCTGGTTTGGTGCTTCTATATCCGTCGCGGAAATTATAACCGGAGGTCTGCTTGCCCCTTTGGGGTTTAAAATGGGACTTGTAGCAATTCTTCTCGGACACCTGGTAGGAACAACTATTTTGGTATTGGGAGGTATCATCGGAACCGAAGAGAGAATACCTGCCTTAGCATCTACCCGAATCTCCTTTGGAGAGTATGGTTCCTATATCTTCTCTATCCTGAACGTATTACAGTTACTGGGTTGGACGGCAGTCATGATCATCGTAGGGGCTCGGTCAGTAAATCAGATCACTAACACACTCTGGGGATTTGATCATCTGACAGTTTGGAGCTTAATTATCGGCGGCTTAATAATGCTTTGGCTCTGGCTTGGTAAGGATAGCGGCTGGAAAAAGGCCAACCACTTTGCTGTAATTTTACTATTTATTTTAACCTTAGTCTTAAGTGCCATCATTTTTCGCAATCACGAGCTTTTCACTAAACAGGGCATTGGTGAAATGTCCTTTGGCTCGGCTATGGAACTAGCTGTAATCATGCCTTTATCTTGGTTGCCGCTAATTTCTGACTATACTCGATTTGCCAAAACCAAGCGAGATGGTGCAGTGGGGAGCTGGCTCGGATACTTTATTGGGAGCAGCTGGATGTATATTATTGGTCTGGGTGCTGCTATTATCGCCAATGACCCTGATCCGGCTGCTATGTTGCTGGCTGCTAATCTGGGCATAGTCGCCCTCGGAATTATCGTCCTGGCAACTGTAACCACAACCTTCCTGGATGCATATTCCGCAGGGGTTTCCTGTCTTAATATCTTTCCACAGCTTAATGAGAAAACCGTAGCCCTAGTCATAACTGCGATAGGCACAGGCTTGGCCATAATTATTAATATCGAACAATACGAAAATTTCCTTTATGCAATAGGCTCCGTATTCGCCCCATTATTTTCAATCTTGTTGACGGATTACTTCCTCCTGAAGAATAAGCGAATTCAATCAGATCTATTAGTTAATTGGGGTACCTTAGCTTTATGTGCACTGGGTACTTGGTTATATCACCTGTTTATTGAGTTCGATTTCTTTTTGGGGGCTACAGTACCGGTTATGATCATAATTAGCATATTTCATATTATTACATGGAGGTTGACAGCAAAATGCAAATTCGTGAAAAACTGA
- the thiD gene encoding bifunctional hydroxymethylpyrimidine kinase/phosphomethylpyrimidine kinase → MKKVLTIAGSDSSGGAGIQADLKTFSAHGVFGMSVITAVTAQNTQGVFAVQDISREVIAKQIEAIFDDIEVDGVKIGMVSQVETIEVIAEELRNYAPRVIVLDPVMVSKSGYHLLNPVAEATLIKELLPLAMVVTPNIPEAEVMTNKSIQNLKQMEEAAKEIHQMGAKNVLLKGGHLEDDSIDVLFDGGEFSYFSTARIATKNTHGTGCTLSSAITANLSLGYSLNKAISLAKEYITIAIQNSLSIGKGVGPTHHFYTLYKKAGLIE, encoded by the coding sequence ATGAAAAAAGTACTGACTATAGCTGGCTCAGACAGCAGTGGAGGAGCGGGGATTCAGGCGGATCTTAAGACATTTTCTGCCCATGGGGTTTTTGGTATGAGCGTAATAACCGCGGTCACTGCTCAGAATACCCAAGGGGTCTTTGCCGTCCAAGATATCTCGAGAGAGGTAATCGCTAAACAAATCGAGGCAATTTTTGACGATATTGAAGTCGACGGAGTAAAAATCGGTATGGTGTCGCAAGTCGAGACAATCGAGGTAATTGCCGAAGAGTTGAGAAACTATGCTCCTCGGGTTATTGTTTTAGACCCGGTTATGGTCTCAAAAAGCGGCTACCATTTGTTGAATCCTGTGGCGGAAGCAACCCTAATTAAGGAGTTATTGCCCTTGGCGATGGTGGTTACACCGAATATTCCTGAGGCAGAGGTTATGACCAATAAGTCCATTCAAAATCTTAAGCAAATGGAAGAAGCCGCTAAGGAGATACATCAGATGGGGGCAAAAAATGTCTTGCTCAAAGGGGGACACTTAGAAGATGACTCTATCGATGTACTTTTCGACGGTGGAGAATTCAGTTACTTTTCCACAGCTAGAATTGCCACCAAGAACACTCATGGTACCGGATGCACACTTTCGTCGGCAATTACGGCAAACCTTTCTTTAGGGTATAGCTTAAATAAGGCCATATCCTTAGCTAAGGAGTATATAACCATAGCTATCCAAAATTCATTGTCCATTGGTAAGGGTGTAGGGCCTACCCATCACTTTTATACACTTTACAAAAAGGCGGGATTAATTGAGTGA
- the thiM gene encoding hydroxyethylthiazole kinase yields the protein MQIREKLSANLSLVKEKSPLIHHITNYVTVNDCANIVLAIGGSPVMADDLEEVEEMVGFASALVINIGTLNSRTIESMLSAGLKAKELGVPVILDPVGVGATKLRTNTAARLIQALKPEVIRGNMSEIKVLAGLEVAIKGVDSLADEQDGSVVAKTLASELDSIIAITGKTDVVSDGKQVCLLDNGHQILADVTGTGCMTTSLVGTYCGVTKDYFSAAVAGITSMGLAGEIAHAALRHGEGIGTFRTRLFDSIYNLTPELLAREGKIRYE from the coding sequence ATGCAAATTCGTGAAAAACTGAGCGCGAATCTAAGTCTTGTTAAAGAAAAAAGTCCTTTGATCCACCATATTACTAACTATGTAACCGTTAATGATTGTGCGAATATTGTATTGGCTATCGGAGGTTCGCCCGTAATGGCGGATGATCTCGAAGAAGTAGAAGAAATGGTTGGTTTTGCCTCTGCTTTAGTTATAAATATCGGCACATTGAATTCCCGGACGATAGAAAGCATGCTTAGTGCGGGATTAAAAGCCAAAGAGCTGGGGGTTCCCGTTATTCTTGATCCTGTGGGAGTTGGGGCAACAAAACTTAGAACAAATACCGCCGCCAGGTTAATTCAGGCCCTTAAACCCGAGGTGATTCGAGGGAATATGTCTGAAATTAAAGTCTTAGCGGGTTTAGAAGTGGCAATTAAGGGAGTGGATTCCCTGGCCGATGAACAAGATGGCTCTGTTGTCGCTAAAACACTGGCTTCTGAATTAGATTCAATCATTGCTATAACTGGAAAAACGGATGTTGTTTCTGACGGAAAACAAGTTTGCCTGCTGGACAATGGTCATCAAATTTTAGCAGATGTCACAGGCACAGGATGTATGACCACTTCTTTGGTGGGTACTTATTGCGGGGTGACCAAAGATTATTTCAGTGCTGCTGTGGCAGGAATAACAAGCATGGGTTTAGCAGGGGAGATTGCTCACGCTGCCTTGCGTCATGGTGAAGGTATAGGAACCTTCAGAACAAGGCTATTTGACAGTATCTATAACTTAACCCCTGAATTATTAGCTAGAGAAGGTAAGATAAGGTATGAGTAA
- a CDS encoding DNA recombination protein RmuC — MTEHILWIELILIAMVGIAIILIIILLTRSRNPYAKLENQFNLMEKSLERNERLVNGEIAKNREETSLNAKQIREELNQSVRSFNDSVLSRMSEIANLQGNQLDIFSNQMNSLTKTNDLKLEQMRKTMEERLLLIQQDNSQKLDLMRATVDEKLSATLEQRLGESFKLVSDRLEAVHKGLGEMQTLASGVGDLKKVLTNVKTRGIWGEIQLGNLLEQILTPEQYACNVATKAGSNDRVEFAIKLPAKDGQNNIIWLPIDAKFPIEDYERLIEAQDQANLPRIEELGKSLENRIKLEGRTIRDKYIDPPCTTDFGILFLPVEGLYAEVIRRPGLCELLQREYKVVITGPTTLAALLNSLQMGFKTLAIEKRSSEVWNLLSAVKTEFGKFVDILEKTQKKLQEASNTIDTATRKSRTIARKLKDVQTLPAGEAEVMLEQESEQD; from the coding sequence ATGACAGAACATATTCTCTGGATCGAACTTATTCTTATCGCTATGGTCGGCATTGCCATTATCTTAATCATTATACTTTTAACTCGTTCACGCAATCCTTATGCAAAATTAGAGAATCAATTTAACCTTATGGAAAAAAGCCTTGAGCGCAACGAACGTCTCGTGAATGGCGAAATCGCTAAAAATCGTGAAGAAACCAGCCTGAACGCCAAGCAAATTCGCGAGGAATTAAATCAATCTGTTCGCTCTTTTAATGATTCAGTACTATCTCGAATGTCGGAAATAGCCAACCTTCAAGGTAATCAATTAGACATTTTTTCTAACCAGATGAATTCCCTTACAAAAACAAATGATCTAAAACTAGAACAAATGCGCAAAACCATGGAAGAACGTCTGCTACTGATTCAGCAGGATAACAGTCAGAAATTAGACCTCATGCGGGCAACTGTCGACGAAAAACTAAGCGCTACTCTTGAGCAGCGCTTAGGTGAATCTTTTAAATTAGTAAGTGACAGATTAGAGGCTGTTCACAAAGGGCTTGGAGAAATGCAAACCTTAGCCTCAGGGGTCGGAGACTTAAAAAAAGTCCTGACTAATGTTAAAACCCGAGGAATCTGGGGCGAAATACAGCTCGGAAACCTGTTAGAACAAATCCTCACCCCGGAACAATATGCCTGTAATGTTGCAACTAAGGCAGGAAGCAATGATCGTGTAGAATTTGCCATTAAACTTCCTGCCAAAGACGGGCAGAATAATATCATTTGGCTTCCAATCGATGCCAAATTTCCAATTGAAGATTATGAACGGTTAATTGAAGCACAGGATCAAGCCAATCTCCCACGCATAGAAGAATTGGGAAAGTCCCTTGAAAATCGAATTAAGCTGGAGGGAAGAACAATTAGAGATAAATATATTGATCCTCCCTGTACGACAGATTTCGGAATCTTATTCCTGCCGGTAGAGGGACTGTACGCCGAAGTAATTCGCCGTCCCGGACTTTGCGAACTTCTTCAGAGAGAGTACAAAGTCGTCATAACCGGACCAACTACATTAGCAGCCCTCCTCAACAGCCTTCAGATGGGCTTTAAAACCTTGGCAATTGAGAAACGCTCCAGTGAAGTATGGAATTTACTCAGTGCTGTTAAAACTGAGTTCGGTAAGTTCGTCGACATCTTAGAAAAAACTCAGAAAAAGCTCCAAGAAGCAAGCAACACCATTGATACTGCAACCAGAAAGAGTCGCACCATTGCTCGCAAGCTTAAGGATGTTCAGACTCTTCCTGCAGGCGAAGCGGAGGTAATGCTGGAGCAGGAGTCTGAACAAGATTAA
- a CDS encoding HD domain-containing phosphohydrolase, whose amino-acid sequence MKKKKFKIPVTVLMIMALTFGLGGLSFLAIYKTRSVLMNNLEAHTTSLTHSLSSKVSLWLNAHESKLEIMANIPLMKSGDKDLILSYLNEEVQRNQGYEELFYADREGNYLQNTGLQGSLTERDYFNKVMATGDTIISDPLYSKGNGRHIIVVAAPIKNGSKVVGLIGGCINLSELTELISAKDGEVSKAFIVQKDGLMITHPNEEFIMTYNGRMYNRSSLGYKDTINKMIQGESGITRNTFEDGDKYLAYAPVVGVNWSLGVTVPASYVLNQLYYLPVYFVVVTVCLGLVLAVLMRRWFVRPLTKLARFTSELNENIYGLENNYLVDSPVIEVESLATNFRRMAVELQDNFRKLANSEISLKEEIYNKMTVQKDLESSYEELEAVEEELRYNYEKLQSKEKMLRESERRLRSMLENVKLITGIIDMDGNIIFCNDFILGLTGYEKDEVVGHNFFDVFISHDFRRKAKRWLKGVLASKDIVVHNIYPIRTKAGNNRFVHWNHTLLFDADGNVSGIASIGEDITERKQFQEKLEHISFHDAITDLYNRTYFEEKMRSLQGNDSNSPVGIIVCDVDGLKLVNDTLGHSTGDKLLWLTGTIIKKCFREEDLIFRIGGDEFAVILPKSDLTVVEKACYRIRKGVEKYNLENKEFPLSLSMGFAVSGTTNVNLDEVFKEADDGMYREKLHRSKSTRSAIVQAMMKALEARDFITEGHADRLQDLVIMLGEAITLSERTLSDLRLLAQFHDIGKVGIPDRILFKTGRLTEDEFKEMQRHSEIGHRIAQSAPDLLPISDFILRHHEWWNGKGYPLGLKEEEIPLECRILAIADAYDAMTSNRPYRKGMSQEQALNELTKNQGIQFDPILVPIFNRMIRSGASMRQVRYIN is encoded by the coding sequence ATGAAGAAGAAGAAGTTTAAGATACCTGTAACAGTTTTGATGATCATGGCCTTGACCTTCGGCTTGGGCGGATTATCCTTTTTAGCCATTTATAAGACAAGATCTGTCTTAATGAATAATTTGGAAGCTCATACTACATCCCTTACTCATTCTTTAAGTTCTAAAGTAAGTCTGTGGTTAAATGCCCATGAATCTAAACTGGAGATCATGGCTAATATCCCCCTAATGAAGAGTGGAGATAAGGACTTGATCTTATCCTATTTAAATGAAGAAGTTCAACGCAATCAAGGTTATGAAGAACTCTTCTACGCCGATAGGGAAGGTAACTATTTGCAGAATACCGGGCTCCAAGGAAGTCTAACAGAACGTGACTATTTTAATAAAGTAATGGCAACAGGGGATACAATCATATCTGATCCCTTGTATTCTAAGGGGAATGGCAGACACATTATTGTTGTCGCAGCTCCTATCAAGAATGGCAGTAAGGTCGTTGGTTTAATTGGTGGTTGTATTAACTTATCTGAATTAACTGAACTTATTTCAGCGAAGGATGGAGAAGTAAGTAAGGCATTTATTGTCCAAAAAGATGGACTGATGATAACTCATCCTAATGAGGAGTTCATTATGACCTACAATGGACGAATGTATAACCGGTCTTCTTTAGGTTATAAAGATACCATTAATAAAATGATTCAAGGAGAAAGTGGAATTACTAGGAATACCTTTGAAGATGGTGATAAATACTTGGCCTATGCTCCGGTAGTTGGCGTTAACTGGTCGTTAGGAGTTACAGTACCGGCCAGCTATGTCTTGAATCAGTTATATTATTTACCTGTCTATTTTGTAGTGGTAACAGTCTGTTTAGGTCTGGTTTTAGCTGTCCTAATGAGACGTTGGTTTGTTCGTCCTCTTACTAAGTTAGCTCGTTTTACTTCAGAACTCAACGAGAATATTTATGGACTAGAGAATAATTATTTGGTAGATAGCCCAGTTATCGAAGTAGAATCCCTTGCTACTAATTTTCGCCGGATGGCCGTGGAGCTGCAAGATAACTTTCGCAAGTTGGCAAATTCAGAAATAAGTCTAAAGGAAGAAATCTATAACAAGATGACAGTTCAGAAGGATCTGGAGAGTAGTTATGAAGAGCTTGAAGCAGTTGAAGAAGAACTAAGGTATAATTACGAAAAACTCCAGTCTAAGGAAAAAATGCTTCGAGAATCTGAACGTCGTCTACGCTCAATGCTGGAGAATGTTAAGCTCATTACCGGGATTATTGATATGGACGGGAACATTATCTTCTGTAATGACTTTATTCTGGGATTAACCGGGTACGAGAAAGACGAGGTTGTTGGGCATAATTTCTTTGATGTTTTCATTTCCCATGATTTTAGACGAAAAGCAAAGAGATGGTTAAAAGGGGTATTAGCCAGTAAGGATATTGTTGTACATAATATCTACCCTATCCGGACTAAAGCCGGAAATAACCGTTTTGTTCACTGGAATCATACCCTTTTGTTTGATGCAGATGGTAATGTATCGGGAATTGCCAGTATTGGAGAAGATATTACGGAACGAAAACAATTTCAAGAAAAGTTAGAGCATATTAGTTTTCATGATGCTATAACTGACCTCTATAATCGTACGTATTTTGAAGAGAAAATGCGTTCCTTACAAGGAAACGATAGCAATTCTCCTGTCGGAATAATTGTCTGTGATGTGGATGGCTTAAAACTCGTTAATGACACACTTGGTCACAGCACAGGGGATAAATTACTTTGGTTAACCGGGACCATCATTAAAAAGTGTTTTCGGGAAGAAGATCTAATCTTTAGGATCGGTGGGGACGAGTTTGCTGTTATTCTGCCCAAGAGCGACTTAACCGTCGTAGAAAAAGCCTGCTATAGAATTCGTAAGGGCGTTGAAAAGTATAATTTAGAAAACAAGGAGTTTCCCCTCAGCCTCTCGATGGGTTTTGCAGTAAGTGGAACCACTAATGTCAATCTTGATGAGGTGTTTAAGGAAGCTGATGACGGAATGTATCGAGAAAAACTTCATCGCAGTAAAAGTACTCGCAGCGCTATTGTCCAAGCTATGATGAAAGCACTTGAGGCTAGAGATTTTATTACAGAAGGGCATGCGGATCGTTTACAGGATTTGGTGATAATGCTTGGTGAAGCTATTACCTTATCGGAGCGGACTCTCTCAGACTTACGACTCTTGGCCCAATTCCATGATATCGGTAAAGTAGGTATACCGGATCGCATTCTCTTTAAAACAGGACGGCTGACTGAAGATGAGTTCAAAGAGATGCAGCGACATAGTGAAATCGGCCATCGGATTGCCCAATCAGCTCCGGATTTATTGCCAATATCTGACTTTATATTGAGACATCATGAGTGGTGGAATGGTAAGGGTTATCCGCTGGGACTCAAGGAAGAGGAAATTCCCCTGGAGTGTCGTATTTTAGCAATAGCTGATGCTTATGATGCTATGACAAGCAATCGTCCCTATCGGAAAGGTATGAGTCAAGAACAAGCCTTAAATGAATTAACTAAGAATCAAGGAATTCAGTTTGATCCCATCTTAGTGCCAATTTTTAATAGAATGATCAGGTCTGGTGCTTCAATGCGCCAAGTACGCTATATTAACTAA